From Salvelinus sp. IW2-2015 linkage group LG33, ASM291031v2, whole genome shotgun sequence, one genomic window encodes:
- the LOC111957598 gene encoding axoneme-associated protein mst101(2)-like, protein MKTKKRSKKTAKEPSKEEKRKKRTTKITHLRTPVEAEEETVNEEQPAVEKPAEGKEKISPPEEEEAGPVVETRVLRRGRKKYSSYPDSKTQVQHEEANNQRREGREEEPAEEDEDAPEEPAEEDEDAPVVETIVLKRDGGRFSALSPANPRRKSTQACKEPEAEEETVNEEQPAVEKSAEEKEKISPPXEEEAGGEEEELAPVVEAKVLRSERTSASPPAPATPRRKSTPTVVEAEEAEKPDETEEEVDDKAQEKAVEEEKATTTNQEEEEVEAESIEEEQDAEEEETGNEPTVEEGEDNVEAEEASVVEEEEKKKEEGFPVTEVAFVEESEKQPEEHKSEKVIRIEWRLPKESQWQSISKRIKGDAAVAESDKEELAEQLSLLLFIPQVGDLHFQQAGFLNVVFISSCHTSFGSPPLRGHIFNPTCEVVHTAMADTAVEAELGVEIGETVATQTLKLQKATVLLVDLKKTLQTQVEVEHVASEMEEKAPKEVARTNEDKGENNEKTGRPRSTRITKPVEAEEAVEEEQPAVEEPAVEVEISPPENEEEAPVNLKRRSWLNLFGKLWMKRGSKTSAGGKAEEKATLMDKEDMVDEAAQWRVRRKKSGSGSQTEEDGKVEEEKAEEAELHLKLQQARKQPEEEKEEEVEAEFVNEQKVEEVVAPVQEAVEEKLEEEKTVDEAEAETAPAEEESVAQQKVDEEANPTEEKGGKSQLRNLLRKKRRPHHLRKKRRLTTEEEEKTSPPEEEEKTSPPEEEEVAPVVETRVLGEEEKHSSNAPKRKYTRRGKQAEEEEEDKHPEEEEDVEATAEPAPEAMEEEVGEEKEAEIVEEEKVEEAAAETAPVEEESVAEEKVEKFSALAPAPATPRCKSTDARKKPEEEKEEELEVEKVEEEKMEAVAEPIQEALEVVDEAAAATVKSVGEERVAEEPITEEEGKVEEEKEAETEAAAETVPVEEESVXEEKVVEGETIQEEGKVEEEKVIAETITTQTLKLQKATVVLVDLKKILQPQVGVENVASEGGAPKVVAGTDEDKVEEPAVEVEISPPEDEEEAPVVXTRVLRRGRKSIPATPXPKRKSKRRGKQHEEEENVEEPEKKEAAEEDEEEAPVVEARVLRRGRKSASAPATPRCKSTHATKEPEEEELAEXVRESLDEXEEVKPVEEERAEEKATLMDEEDMVEEAATVESAEEERVAAEATTEEDGKVEEEKAEEAEAAPEAATVEEEESVAEENVDEEATTEEEEKVEEEKEAERVEEENIEGSAVETISVEEKMEEEVATTVEEKEEEEEKKEETVIELALEKLAEEVAVVEEADKVEEKEGAKPVEEEKKTSPPEAEEQAPVEEEEDAPVVETRVLRRGRKSIPATPTPKRKSTRRDKQAEEKNPAVEEKEPVVETRALRRGSRGRFSAPVPATHGRKSTRARKQPEEENDEEVEAEFVNEQKVEEVVAPVLEAVKEILEEEKTVDEAEAETAPAEEESVAEQKVVEGQTTQEEKTATVKEKVEEKIPEKVEEEKEAEASWKLATIERSVLQKKRWRKKQNPQRRKGGKKKLADVGEEAEQVEEVTAVESVADEVVEKPVEEPAEEEEKTSPPEEEEKTSPPEEEEKTSPPEEEEKAPVVETRVLRRGRKTVQVSPPKLKSTKRGKQVQEEENMEEPEDEEAPVVETRVMRKGKKSVPAPAPAQPGRKSKRARKEPEEEKEENEEGKVEEAAAATVESVEEEKVEEAAAATVESVEEEKVEEVNELEAEEKVEEETKSCGEATTEEEEKVEEARTEEEKKVEEATTEEEEKVEEATTEEEEKVEEATTAGAVVEEAEKVEVAATVMESVAVEEPVEEAKTSQPEEEAETPVVEIRVLRRGEKITPVNPPKRRFTPRGKQAEEKEKEEEKVEEVAEHVPEVVEEKEVAAEEDEAPLVEAKVLRRGRRSAPATPRRKSKRARKEPEEEENEEENVEEENAVEEKMVVEENKMEEGEEKVEEPAESAASETNEEEAIAQQSEEVAEQTEWKEEVKITAETEEEKVADKETAKAVEKKEGDTTNVEKNTDKATVTSASQDEVAGNASEEEKGETPAVEAEEAEKTEETTEEVEDKVQDKAVEEEGENATTTTSQEEVVAESLEEVVEVPPVVETRATRSRTKTVAPATPKRKSLRSKSSVDYKEQDAEEEETGNEPTVEEGEDNVEAEEASVVEEEEKEKEEGFPVTEVAVVEETENQPVVTRVLRVRLTATPMATPTHQRTSTKRSKIVTPEKVEPEVGMLSSDEEQEESPVEKRNLRKRKSMEPTPVRRSKRRSRT, encoded by the exons ATGAAGACGAAGAAGAGATCAAAGaagacagccaaagaaccctctaaggaggaaaagagaaagaagaggacgACCAAGATCACTCATCTCAGAACACCTGTTGAGGCTGAGGAGGAGACGGTGAACGAGGAGCAGCCAGCAGTTGAGAAACCTGctgagggaaaggagaagatctCACCACCTGAAGAGGAAGAGGCAGGTCCAGTGGTAGAAACAAGAGTcctgaggagaggaagaaaaaagtATTCCAGCTACCCCGACTCCAAAACGCAAGTACAACACGAAGAGGCAAACAaccaaagaagagaaggaagggaggaagagccAGCTGAGGAAGATGAAGATGCACCG GAAGAGCCAGCTGAGGAAGATGAAGATGCACCGGTAGTGGAAACCATAGTTCTGAAGAGAGATGGGGGCAGATTTTCTGCTCTTTCTCCTGCCAATCCCAGACGCAAATCCACACAAGCCTGCAAAGAACCTGAGGCTGAGGAGGAGACAGTGAACGAGGAGCAGCCAGCAGTTGAGAAATCTGCTGAGGAAAAGGAGAAGATCTCACCACCTGAMGAGGAAGAGGCAGGTGGGGAAGAAGAAGAACTGGCACCAGTAGTGGAAGCCAAAGTTCTGAGGAGCGAAAGGACATCTGCCTCTCCTCCTGCCCCTGCTACACCTAGACGCAAATCCACACCAACTGTTGTTGAAGCGGAAGAGGCAGAAAAACCAGATGAAACAGAAGAGGAAGTAGATGACAAAGCCCAGGAAAAAGCTGTTGAGGAAGAGAAAGCCACAACAACAaaccaggaggaagaggaagtggaaGCAGAAAGCATTGAGGAG GAACAAGATGCAGAGGAGGAAGAAACAGGAAATGAACCCACAGTGGAAGAAGGGGAGGATAATGTAGAGGCAGAAGAGGCGAGTgtagtagaggaggaggaaaagaaaaAAGAGGAAGGGTTCCCGGTGACTGAGGTTGCTTTTGTCGAGGAGTCAGAGAAGCAGCCCGAGGAACACAAATCAGAGAAAGTCATCAG GATCGAGTGGAGACTCCCAAAAGAAAGCCAATGGCAGAGCATCAGCAAGAGAATAAAGGGAGATGCTGCTGTTGCTGAATCCGACAAAGAGGAGTTAGCTGAG CAACTGAGCCTGCTCCTCTTCATCCCTCAGGTGGGAGATCTCCACTTCCAACAAGCAGGTTTCCTCAACGTTGTCTTCATCAGTTCCTGCCACACATCCTTCGGGAGCCCCCCCCTCCGAGGCCACATTTTCAACCCCACTTGTG AGGTTGTTCACACAGCGATGGCGGACACAGCAGTAGAAGCTGAGCTTGGAGTGGAGATTGGAGAGACTGTTGCAACACAGACACTCAAGCTTCAGAAAGCCACTGTGTTGCTGGTGGACCTGAAGAAAACCTTGCAAACACAAGTGGAGGTAGAACATGTGGCctcagagatggaggagaaggctCCAAAGGAGGTGGCAAGAACCAATGAAGACAAAGGAGAGAACAACGAAAAAACAGGCAGACCAAGATCCACTCGTATCACAAAACCTGTTGAGGCTGAGGAGGCAGTGGAAGAGGAGCAGCCAGCAGTTGAGGAACCTGCTGTGGAAGTGGAGATCTCGCCACCTGAGAATGAAGAGGAGGCTCCAGTT AACCTGAAGAGGAGGAGTTGGCTGAATCTGTTCGGGAAGCTGTGGATGAAAAGAGGAAGTAAAACCAGTGCAGGAGGAAAGGCAGAGGAGAAAGCCACACTGATGGATAAAGAGGACATGGTGGACGAAGCTGCACAGTGGAGAGTGCGGAGGAAAAAGAGTGGCAGCGGAAGCCAAACTGAGGAAGACGGAAAGGTAGAGGAAGAGAAGGCAGAGGAAGCTGAGCTGCACCTGAAGCTGcaaca AGCCCGCAAACAacctgaggaggagaaggaagaggaggtggaggcagAATTTGTAAATGAGCaaaaggtggaggaggtggttgCACCTGTTCAGGAAGCTGTGGAGGAAAAATTGGAGGAAGAAAAAACAGTGGACGAAGCAGAAGCTGAAACTGCACCAGCGGAAGAGGAGAGTGTTGCTCAACAAAAGGTGGATGAAGAAGCAAACCCCACAGAGGAAAAAGGTGGAAAAAG CCAGTTGAGGAACCTgctgaggaagaagagaagacctcaccacctgaggaagaagagaagactcACCactgaggaagaagagaagacctcaccacctgaggaagaagagaagacctcaccacctgaggaggaagaggtggctccagttgtagaaacaagaGTCCTGGGAGAGgaagaaaagcattccagtaaTGCTCCAAAACGCAAGTACACACGAAGAGGCAAACAagctgaggaagaagaggagga CAAGCatcctgaggaagaggaggatgtggaGGCAACGGCTGAACCTGCACCAGAAGCAATGGAGGAAGAGGTGGGGGAAGAGAAGGAAGCGGAGATAGTGGAAGAGGAGAAGGTTGAGGAAGCTGCAGCTGAAACTGCACCAGTGGAAGAGGAGAGTGTTGCAGAAGAAAAGGTGGAGAA ATTTTCTGCTCTTGCCCCTGCTCCTGCCACACCCAGATGCAAATCCACAGACGCCCGCAAAAAACccgaggaggagaaggaagaagagttGGAGGTGGAAAAGGTAGAGGAGGAAAAGATGGAGGCGGTGGCTGAACCTATTCAGGAAGCTTTGGAAGTAGTGGATGAAGCAGCAGCTGCAACAGTGAAGAGTGTGGGGGAAGAAAGGGTGGCAGAGGAACCAATAactgaggaggagggaaaggtggaggaagagaaggaagcgGAAACTGAAGCTGCAGCTGAAACTGTACCAGTGGAAGAGGAGAGTGTTRCAGAAGAAAAAGTGGTGGAGGGAGAAACAATTCAGGAAGAGGGAAAGGTAGAGGAAGAAAAGGTAATTGCAGAAACTATTACAACACAGACACTCAAGCTTCAGAAAGCCACTGTGGTGCTGGTGGACTTGAAAAAAATCTTGCAACCACAAGTGGGGGTTGAAAATGTGGCCTCGGAGGGGGGGGCTCCGAAGGTTGTGGCAGGAACTGATGAAGACAAAGTTGAGGAACCTGCTGTGGAAGTGGAGATCTCGCCacctgaggatgaagaggaggctcCAGTTGTARAAACAAGAGTtttgaggagaggaagaaaaagtaTTCCAGCTACTCCGMCTCCAAAGCGCAAGTCCAAAAGAAGAGGCAAACAgcatgaggaagaggagaatgtGGAGGAGCCAGAGAAAAAAGAGGCAGCTGAGGAAGACGAAGAAGAGGCTCCAGTAGTGGAAGCCAGAGTTCTGAGGAGAGGTAGGAAATCTGCTTCTGCTCCTGCCACACCTCGATGCAAATCCACACATGCCACTAAAGAACCTGAAGAGGAGGAGTTGGCTGAAWCTGTTCGGGAATCTTTGGATGAARAAGAGGAAGTAAAACCAGTGGAGGAGGAAAGGGCAGAGGAGAAAGCCACACTAATGGATGAAGAGGACATGGTGGAGGAAGCTGCAACAGTGGAGAGTGCGGAGGAAGAAAGGGTGGCAGCGGAAGCCACAACTGAGGAAGACGGAAAGGTAGAGGAAGAGAAGGCAGAGGAAGCTGAAGCTGCACCTGAAGCTGcaacagtggaggaggaggagagtgttgcagaagaaaatgtggatgaagaagcaacaactgaggaagaggaaaaagtagaggaagagaaggaagcgGAGAGAGTGGAAGAAGAAAATATTGAGGGATCTGCAGTGGAAACTATTAGTGTGGAAGAAAAGATGGAGGAGGAAGTAGCAACCACAGTGGAAgaaaaggaagaggaagaagagaagaaagaggaaacaGTTATTGAACTGGCTTTAGAAAAACTAGCTGAGGAAGTTGCTGTGGTAGAAGAGGCAGATaaagtggaggagaaagagggagcaaAGCCAgttgaggaagagaagaagacttCACCACCTGAGGCGGAAGAGCAAGCTccagtagaggaggaagaggatgctccagttgtagaaacaagagttttgaggagaggaagaaaaagtaTTCCAGCTACTCCGACTCCAAAGCGCAAGTCCACTAGAAGAGACAAACAAGCAGAGGAGAAAAACCCAGCTGTGGAAGAAAAGGAACCAGTAGTGGAAACCAGAGCTCtgaggagaggaagcagaggcAGATTTTCTGCTCCTGTCCCTGCCACACATGGACGCAAATCCACAAGAGCCCGCAAACAACCTGAGGAGGAGAATGATGAGGAGGTGGAGGCAGAATTTGTAAATGAGCaaaaggtggaggaggtggttgCACCTGTTCTGGAAGCTGTGAAGGAAATATTGGAGGAAGAAAAAACAGTGGACGAAGCAGAAGCTGAAACTGCACCAGCGGAAGAGGAGAGTGTTGCTGAACAAAAGGTGGTGGAGGGACAAACAACTCAGGAAGAGAAGACTGCTACTGTGAAAGAAAAGGTGGAAGAAAAAATACCTGAAAAGGTTGAAGAAGAGAAGGAAGCTGAAGCTAGCTGGAAACTTGCCACAATAGAAAGGAGCGTGTTGCAGAAGAAAAGGTGGAGGAAAAAGCAAAACCCACAGAGAAGAAAAGGTGGAAAAA AAAAACTAGCAGATGTAGGTGAAGAGGCAGAACAAGTGGAGGAGGTAACAGCAGTGGAAAGTGTTGCAGATGAAGTGGTAGAAAAGCCAGTTGAGGAACCTgctgaggaagaagagaagacctcaccacctgaggaagaagagaagacctcaccacctgaggaagaagagaagacctcaccacctgaggaagaagagaaggctccagttgtagaaacaagagtcctgaggagaggaagaaaaactGTTCAAGTTTCTCCTCCAAAACTTAAGTCCACAAAAAGAGGCAAACAAGTCCAGGAAGAGGAAAACATGGAGGAGCCAGAGGATGAAGAAGCACCAGTAGTGGAAACCAGAGTTATGAGAAAAGGAAAGAAATCTGTCCCTGCTCCTGCCCCTGCCCAACCTGGACGGAAATCCAAACGAGCACGCAAAGAACctgaagaagagaaagaggagaatgagGAGGGAAAG GTGGAGGAGGCCGCGGCTGCAACAGTGGAGAGTGTGGAGGAAGAAAAGGTGGAGGAGGCTGCGGCTGCAACAGTGGAGAGTGTGGAGGAAGAAAAGGTGGAGGAAGTGAATGAATTGGAGGCAGAAGAAAAGGTTGAAGAGGAAACAAAAAGCTGTGGAGAAGCAACAACTGAGGAAGAAGAAAAGGTGGAAGAAGCAAGAACTGAGGAAGAGAAAAAGGTGGAAGAAGCAACAACTGAGGAAGAAGAAAAGGTGGAAGAAGCAACAACTGAGGAAGAAGAAAAGGTGGAAGAAGCAACAACTGCGGGGGCTGTGGTAGAGGAGGCTGAAAAAGTGGAGGTGGCGGCAACAGTGATGGAAAGTGTTGCAGTAGAAGAGCCAGTTGAGGAAGCGAAGACCTCACAACCTGAGGAAGAAGCAGAGACTCCTGTTGTAGAAATAAGGGTCCTGAGGCGAGGGGAAAAAATAACTCCTGTTAATCCTCCAAAACGTAGGTTCACACCAAGAGGCAAGCAAGCCGAggaaaaggagaaggaggaagaaaaagTAGAGGAGGTGGCTGAACATGTGCCGGAAGTTGTGGAGGAAAAGGAGGTGGCAGCTGAGGAAGATGAGGCACCATTAGTGGAAGCCAAAGTtctgaggagaggaaggagatctGCCCCTGCCACACCAAGACGCAAATCCAAACGAGCCCGCAAAGAACCTGAAGAAGAGGAAAACGAGGAGGAAAATGTAGAGGAGGAAAACGCAGTGGAGGAGAAAATGGTGGTTGAGGAGAataagatggaggagggagaggaaaaggttGAAGAGCCAGCAGAGAGTGCTGCTTCAGAGACGAATGAGGAAGAAGCCATCGCACAGCAGTCAGAGGAGGTGGCAGAGCAAACAGAGTGGAAGGAAGAAGTAAAGATCACTGctgaaacagaagaagaaaaggTAGCTGATAAAGAAACAGCTAAAGCGGTAGAGAAGAAGGAAGGAGACACCACCAATGTGGAAAAAAATACTGACAAGGCAACAGTAACTTCTGCTTCTCAAGATGAAGTAGCTGGTAATGcttcagaggaagagaagggagaaactCCAGCGGTTGAAGCGGAAGAGGCAGAGAAAACAGAAGAAACGACAGAGGAAGTAGAAGACAAAGTCCAGGACAAAGCTGTtgaggaagagggtgagaatgccacaacaacaacaagccaAGAGGAAGTGGTAGCAGAGAGCCTTGAGGAAGTTGTGGAAGTTCCTCCAGTTGTGGAAACTAGAGCAACGAGGAGCAGGACAAAAACAGTTGCACCAGCCACACCCAAACGAAAGTCCTTACGAAGCAAGTCTTCTGTGGATTATAAGGAACAAGAtgcagaggaggaggaaacaGGAAATGAACCCACAGTGGAAGAAGGGGAGGATAATGTAGAGGCAGAAGAGGCGAGTgtagtagaggaggaggaaaaagaaaaagaggaagGCTTCCCGGTGACTGAGGTTGCTGTTGTCGAGGAGACGGAGAATCAGCCTGTGGTAACGAGAGTTCTGAGAGTGAGGTTAACTGCCACGCCCAtggccacacccacacaccagcgTACATCCACAAAACGCAGCAAAATAGTTACACCTGAGAAGGTCGAGCCTGAGGTGGGCATGCTTTCATCAGATGAAGAGCAAGAAGAGAGCCCTGTGGAAAAGAGAAACCTCCGGAAGAGAAAAAGCATGGAACCAACACCTGTTCGCAGATCCAAGCGCCGCAGCAGAACTTAG